One segment of Verrucomicrobiia bacterium DNA contains the following:
- the hprK gene encoding HPr(Ser) kinase/phosphatase, with the protein MQTPSIPTVTVERFYLNHAEKLQLKLIAGGAGLSRKIQEGSVNRPGLALAKFFRYFAMKRVQVIGGAEWVFLKSLGEEEAAKRIERMLRAKIPCLVFARNVNPPLAVQQKCDEYQVPLFKTKMVTMKFINAATIALEMEFAPQVSEHGSMVDILGIGVLIRGESGIGKSESVLALLERGYSLVSDDITRIRLFEGRELVGTSSETTRYHMEIRGLGIINVPAVFGVASVRPEKNLNLVVTLMDWDKMQEEVDRIGLERQAYTILGINVPHVIIPVRPGRDIARLIQVAALDQKLKSLGHNAAREFNERLIERMHTAR; encoded by the coding sequence ATGCAGACACCCTCCATCCCCACCGTCACGGTCGAGCGCTTCTACCTGAATCACGCGGAGAAGTTGCAGCTCAAGCTCATCGCCGGCGGCGCGGGACTGTCCCGCAAGATCCAGGAAGGCTCGGTGAACCGACCCGGTCTCGCGCTGGCGAAGTTCTTCCGCTACTTCGCCATGAAACGCGTGCAGGTCATCGGCGGCGCGGAATGGGTGTTCCTGAAATCGCTCGGTGAAGAGGAAGCCGCCAAGCGCATCGAGCGGATGTTGCGGGCGAAGATCCCCTGCCTGGTTTTCGCGCGCAACGTGAACCCTCCCCTGGCCGTCCAACAGAAATGCGACGAGTACCAGGTGCCGCTGTTCAAGACCAAGATGGTCACGATGAAGTTCATCAACGCGGCGACCATTGCGCTGGAGATGGAGTTCGCGCCGCAAGTGAGCGAACACGGTTCGATGGTGGACATCCTGGGCATCGGCGTGCTGATTCGCGGCGAGAGCGGTATTGGCAAAAGCGAAAGCGTGCTGGCGCTGCTGGAGCGCGGCTACAGCCTCGTCAGCGACGACATCACCCGCATTCGGCTGTTCGAAGGCCGTGAGTTGGTGGGGACCTCATCCGAGACAACGCGTTACCACATGGAGATCCGCGGTCTGGGCATCATCAATGTGCCGGCAGTCTTCGGCGTTGCCAGCGTGCGTCCGGAAAAGAACCTGAATCTGGTGGTCACATTGATGGACTGGGACAAGATGCAAGAGGAAGTCGATCGCATCGGCCTGGAACGACAAGCGTACACGATTCTCGGGATCAATGTGCCGCATGTGATCATCCCGGTCCGTCCGGGGCGCGACATTGCGCGGTTGATCCAGGTGGCGGCCCTGGACCAAAAACTGAAGAGCCTCGGCCACAATGCCGCCCGCGAGTTCAACGAACGGCTCATCGAGCGGATGCATACCGCGCGCTAG
- a CDS encoding ribonuclease E inhibitor RraB, translating to MSAPPQFPNDANGAVLRRMFDGGDDLSKPRMLDFCFIFPERHQALAFAELVNEREFEVRISYYEAREMLGD from the coding sequence ATGAGTGCACCACCCCAATTTCCGAACGACGCAAATGGGGCCGTGCTGCGTCGAATGTTTGATGGTGGCGACGATCTCTCGAAGCCGCGAATGCTGGATTTCTGTTTTATCTTCCCAGAGCGGCATCAGGCACTCGCTTTTGCTGAACTCGTTAATGAACGCGAGTTTGAGGTGCGTATCTCCTATTATGAAGCGCGTGAGATGTTGGGAGACTAA
- a CDS encoding antibiotic biosynthesis monooxygenase: MMTDTDTPILEVAVLSVRASACDEFETAFHEASAIISSMPGYISHELRRCVEISNRYILLVHWRSLEDHTIGFRQSPEYQRWRSLLHHFYDPFPTVEHYGPSLPANA, from the coding sequence ATGATGACTGACACCGATACTCCAATTCTAGAGGTCGCCGTCCTGAGCGTTCGAGCGTCGGCTTGCGATGAATTCGAAACCGCGTTCCACGAGGCATCGGCGATTATCTCTTCCATGCCGGGTTACATTTCACACGAGTTACGGCGGTGCGTGGAGATTTCGAATCGATACATCCTGCTCGTCCATTGGCGGAGTCTCGAAGACCACACCATTGGCTTTCGACAGTCCCCTGAGTACCAGCGCTGGCGAAGCCTGCTGCATCATTTCTATGATCCATTTCCAACAGTCGAGCATTATGGTCCTTCACTCCCCGCAAATGCCTGA
- a CDS encoding cupin domain-containing protein: MKTFDHFAGSSEGGMPPGFMSRRSLMKWLVTAAASASVGGALAAVDSTPSNTTPPLPSVKPSRQAVYISPTARRHGKFAQIAFKMASEDTDGLLGSTELVLEPGTIGAVPHLHRGFDEICRVLEGTVHILVDNQVTAVPAGGWHLRPRGLVHAFWNSGPGQARCVEIYVPAGHERFMNELADLFENGPPARDAVLALATHNDIEFHLELLDDLMKRYNVKL, translated from the coding sequence ATGAAAACATTCGATCATTTTGCTGGCTCATCTGAAGGCGGCATGCCTCCGGGGTTTATGAGCCGACGTTCGTTGATGAAGTGGCTCGTCACTGCGGCGGCTTCCGCGAGTGTTGGGGGTGCGCTGGCAGCGGTGGATTCGACGCCGTCTAATACAACACCTCCTTTACCGTCGGTAAAGCCGTCGCGCCAGGCAGTCTATATTTCTCCGACTGCCAGGCGTCACGGCAAATTTGCCCAAATTGCTTTCAAAATGGCGAGCGAAGACACCGACGGTCTGCTGGGGAGTACGGAGTTGGTTTTGGAGCCCGGGACAATTGGCGCAGTTCCGCATCTCCACCGCGGTTTCGATGAAATCTGCCGGGTGTTGGAGGGGACGGTGCATATCCTGGTGGATAATCAAGTCACGGCCGTTCCCGCCGGCGGCTGGCATCTGCGCCCGCGCGGTCTGGTTCACGCCTTCTGGAACAGCGGGCCGGGGCAGGCACGGTGTGTGGAAATCTATGTCCCCGCCGGCCATGAACGCTTCATGAATGAGCTTGCAGATTTATTTGAGAATGGTCCTCCTGCGCGAGACGCCGTCCTCGCATTGGCCACGCACAACGATATCGAGTTTCATTTGGAATTACTCGATGATCTGATGAAGCGTTACAACGTGAAACTTTGA
- the ptsP gene encoding phosphoenolpyruvate--protein phosphotransferase, which yields MAERTYQGIGVSPGVARGKIYVYSIADEVVPEYDIAPEDVPKEIARFEQALIKTREQLHELQGRIATGIGSGATSTILEVHLSITEDPALIEQVVKRLEQDHKNVEFVFNDVSHKYIKTLAELSDEFFRERAADVHDVARRILRNLLGRDHRALTDLPPDTIVIAHDLSPSDTTSLDRQHVTGFATDVGSHTSHTAIVARSMGLPAVVGLRNLSQFVHDGQSAILDGYSGTLIIEPTEQTLFVYGELQVKRHSVQERLDALHDLPAQTLDGHRVILSGNIELPHDVQGVVAAGAEGIGLFRTEFLYLNRKDYPTEEEQYEKYVEVARAVKPHSVIIRTLDIGGDKFRSEDTTPPEVNPFLGFRAIRFCLANVDIFEAQLRAILRASAEGNVRIMYPMISGVAEVVQANEILRQVMGDLKKEGIPFDEQIHVGAMIEIPSAALTAEMIAPEVDFFSIGSNDLIQYTMAVDRVNEKVAGLYEPTHPAILRLIRGVVEAAHNNNIWVGVCGEMAGEPLFTPLLLGMGIDELSAASSSLSRVKEVIRRLTLREAQELAAASLHTNSGREVLAMLNALLQRVDPDLLG from the coding sequence ATGGCCGAACGCACCTACCAGGGAATTGGCGTATCGCCGGGCGTGGCCCGAGGCAAGATCTATGTCTATAGCATTGCCGACGAGGTCGTCCCGGAATATGACATCGCGCCCGAGGACGTGCCGAAAGAGATTGCGCGCTTCGAGCAGGCGCTAATCAAGACGCGCGAGCAATTGCACGAACTCCAGGGGCGCATTGCCACCGGTATCGGTTCCGGCGCGACCTCGACCATCCTCGAGGTGCATCTTTCCATCACCGAGGACCCCGCGCTCATCGAGCAGGTCGTGAAGCGCCTTGAACAGGACCACAAGAATGTGGAGTTCGTCTTCAACGACGTTTCCCACAAGTACATCAAGACGCTGGCGGAATTGTCCGATGAGTTTTTCCGCGAGCGGGCAGCGGACGTGCATGACGTCGCGCGCCGCATCCTGCGCAACCTTCTCGGGCGCGATCATCGCGCACTGACGGATCTACCACCTGACACCATCGTCATCGCCCACGACCTGTCTCCGTCGGACACGACTTCGCTTGACCGCCAGCACGTTACCGGCTTCGCCACGGATGTCGGCAGCCATACGTCGCACACGGCGATCGTCGCGCGCTCGATGGGCCTGCCGGCCGTTGTCGGCCTGCGTAATCTCAGCCAGTTCGTCCACGACGGCCAGTCCGCGATCCTGGACGGCTACAGCGGCACGCTGATCATCGAGCCGACCGAGCAAACGCTGTTCGTTTACGGCGAGTTGCAGGTCAAACGCCACTCGGTCCAGGAGCGCCTGGATGCATTGCATGATTTACCGGCCCAAACACTCGACGGCCACCGCGTTATTCTTTCCGGCAATATCGAATTGCCGCACGATGTGCAGGGCGTCGTGGCGGCTGGCGCGGAAGGCATCGGGCTTTTCCGCACCGAATTCCTCTATCTCAACCGCAAGGATTACCCCACCGAAGAGGAGCAATACGAAAAGTACGTCGAGGTCGCGCGCGCCGTAAAGCCGCACTCGGTAATCATCCGCACACTCGACATCGGCGGCGACAAGTTCCGTAGTGAGGACACGACGCCGCCCGAGGTCAACCCGTTCCTGGGTTTCCGCGCGATCCGCTTTTGCCTCGCGAATGTCGACATTTTCGAAGCCCAGTTGCGCGCCATCCTTCGCGCCAGCGCCGAGGGGAACGTGCGGATCATGTACCCGATGATCAGCGGCGTGGCGGAAGTGGTGCAGGCCAACGAAATCCTCCGGCAGGTGATGGGCGACCTGAAAAAGGAGGGCATACCGTTCGACGAGCAGATCCATGTCGGCGCGATGATCGAGATCCCCTCCGCCGCGCTCACCGCCGAGATGATTGCGCCGGAAGTGGACTTCTTCAGCATCGGTTCCAACGACCTGATCCAGTACACCATGGCGGTGGACCGCGTGAATGAAAAGGTCGCCGGCCTCTACGAGCCGACGCATCCCGCCATCCTGCGGCTGATCCGCGGTGTCGTCGAAGCGGCGCACAACAACAACATCTGGGTGGGTGTTTGCGGCGAGATGGCGGGCGAGCCGCTGTTCACTCCCCTGCTCCTCGGCATGGGAATCGACGAGTTAAGCGCCGCGTCGTCGAGCCTGTCGCGCGTCAAAGAGGTTATCCGCCGCCTCACACTCCGCGAGGCGCAGGAACTCGCCGCCGCGTCGCTGCATACGAATTCCGGCCGCGAAGTGCTGGCCATGCTCAACGCGCTGTTGCAGCGGGTCGATCCCGATCTCTTGGGGTAA
- a CDS encoding HPr family phosphocarrier protein: MNLTRKGGSGSEAKTASKEVTVINKLGVHARPAALFVKTAHKFTSHITVEKDGEQVNGKSIMGLMMLAAGQGSKLLITAEGADAEAAVRELESLFLRKFDEE; this comes from the coding sequence ATGAATCTTACACGCAAGGGCGGCAGCGGTTCGGAAGCCAAAACGGCAAGCAAAGAGGTCACCGTGATCAACAAGCTCGGCGTTCACGCGCGCCCCGCGGCGCTGTTCGTCAAGACCGCCCATAAATTTACCAGTCACATCACCGTTGAGAAAGACGGTGAGCAGGTTAACGGCAAAAGCATTATGGGATTGATGATGCTGGCCGCGGGCCAGGGTTCCAAACTCCTCATCACCGCCGAGGGCGCGGATGCCGAAGCGGCGGTGCGCGAGTTGGAGTCGTTGTTCCTGCGCAAGTTCGACGAAGAATAA